A segment of the Longimicrobiales bacterium genome:
CGCCAGTGGCGAGCCTTCGATCTGGTGCGCCGACGTCGCGGCGCCCCACAGGAAGCCCTTGGGAAACTGCAGTTCGCTCATGTGCGCGAGGTCGTATGGCCAGGGTGAGTCTCGACGGGGTGCGGAAGGTCTACGACAACGGCTTCGTCGCAGTCGCGGACGCGACGTTCGACATCAGCGACGGCGAGCTCGTCGTGCTCGTCGGCCCGTCCGGATGCGGCAAGAGCACGACGCTGCGCATGATCGCGGGCCTGGAGTCCATCACGTCCGGCACGCTGCGCATCGGTGAGCGCGTCGTGAACGACGTCCCGCCCGCAAAGCGCGACATTGCGATGGTCTTCCAGAACTACGCGCTCTACCCGCATATGTCCGTGCGCGACAACATGGCTTTCGCACTGAAGCTCCGCAACGAGACCAGGAGCGAGATCGACCGGCGCGTCAGCGACGCAGCAGACATCCTCGGTCTCACACCCGTGCTCGACCGCAAGCCGCGCCAGCTCTCCGGCGGACAGCGCCAGCGCGTAGCGCTCGGGCGCGCGCTCGTGCGCAAGCCGCAGGTCTTCCTGTTCGATGAGCCGCTCTCCAACCTGGACGCAAAGCTGCGCGTGCAGACCCGCAAGGAGATCGCCCGCCTGCACCGCCGCCTCGGCACCACCATGGTCTACGTCACGCACGACCAGGTCGAGGCCATGACCCTCGGCGACCGCATCGTCGTCATGAACGCGGGCGAAGTCCAGCAGATCGGCACCCCGCTCGAGCTCTACGAACGACCCGCCAACCAGTTCGTCGCCGGCTTCGTCGGCAGCCCCGCCATGAATTTCATCCGCGGCACCATCGAGCAGCAGGCGGGCAGCGCAACATTCCGTGCCGAGCAGGGAGGCCTCGTCATCCCGCTGGCGAATGGTGCAGGCATGGGCGGCCAGGCGGTGCTCGGCCTCCGTCCCGAATCGCTCCACGTGGACGGCGGCCCCATCACCCCGGCCAGCAGCGCGCCCATCGATGCCAGGCTGGACGTCGTCGAGCCCATGGGCGCCGAGATCGTCCTGTCCGCCCGCACAGCCGACCTCGAGCTGGTCGCACGCGTTCCCCCGCAGCCGCTGCCCGAGCCCGACAGCCCCATCCGCCTCCTGATCGACCTGGACCGCGTCTACCTGTTCGACGCCGAAAGCGGCGCGTCGCTGCACTCGCCCGCGTAGCACGCCTGTGCCCGGGCGCGTGCGCCTGGCCGCTTCGCCCAGCCACCCCCAAGCGCCCCGTCCGGGCAGAGTCGGCGCGCACGCGCTCGCGCCCGGGCACGTGCCAGCAGGGCCGGTGGGCAGAGCGAGCCGGCGTCGCTTCTCCCGGGTGCCTGTGCCGGTGTCCCACCGCCCGCCGCCCGCCGTCAATCCCGCAGTGTCCACCACCCCTCTCGCAGCGCGAGCGAAGCAAGCGCGCCCCCTCTCGCCCACAACCCGCCGTTCAAAAGTTGTCACGCTAGTTAGCTCTCAGACGTTCCCCACCAGCAGCCGCTGCGCAGGTCTCTCCTGCTACCACGCAGCCGCCCGCGGTGGGCGGA
Coding sequences within it:
- the ugpC gene encoding sn-glycerol-3-phosphate ABC transporter ATP-binding protein UgpC, encoding MARVSLDGVRKVYDNGFVAVADATFDISDGELVVLVGPSGCGKSTTLRMIAGLESITSGTLRIGERVVNDVPPAKRDIAMVFQNYALYPHMSVRDNMAFALKLRNETRSEIDRRVSDAADILGLTPVLDRKPRQLSGGQRQRVALGRALVRKPQVFLFDEPLSNLDAKLRVQTRKEIARLHRRLGTTMVYVTHDQVEAMTLGDRIVVMNAGEVQQIGTPLELYERPANQFVAGFVGSPAMNFIRGTIEQQAGSATFRAEQGGLVIPLANGAGMGGQAVLGLRPESLHVDGGPITPASSAPIDARLDVVEPMGAEIVLSARTADLELVARVPPQPLPEPDSPIRLLIDLDRVYLFDAESGASLHSPA